One part of the Oceanidesulfovibrio indonesiensis genome encodes these proteins:
- a CDS encoding beta-ketoacyl synthase N-terminal-like domain-containing protein, with protein sequence MTRSRACITGLGYLGPFGTSVEALRRGLAEPAVAHRLYDLPAMCEPPRRAVLGLVPNFDVEAARYLPLAVRRRMSRHSRMACVASGQALRHAGLLAESGESLVSEAGVIYGTALGSTGQCGAFFDDFLDKGPRLVNPARFLETVPNAPAGQVSILYGLHGPNATICCQDISAEAAIIAALDILDAGMAPAVVVVTAEELSPALLFGMQSVDLLRHESSESGHITIDNTIIPAEGACAMVLEEESHALGRGAPIHARIHEAEVHGPGTFDALSPQVASAMANVIGDILRDLPHPDGMVLGGSFILRYDLPAWRSISNILEPATPAIIPDYCSGNPLGAGLVRTIAATLWLDGAQPRVARLGDDLSSSFNLATFFDDRAATPETVLVASPATGDGAAAVLLGREG encoded by the coding sequence ATGACCCGATCCCGCGCCTGCATAACCGGGCTCGGTTACCTGGGTCCCTTCGGCACTTCTGTGGAGGCGTTGCGTCGCGGATTGGCCGAACCAGCCGTCGCGCACCGGCTGTACGATCTGCCGGCCATGTGTGAGCCGCCGCGCCGAGCCGTGCTCGGTCTGGTCCCGAATTTCGACGTAGAGGCCGCACGCTATCTTCCCCTTGCTGTGCGCAGACGCATGAGCAGGCACTCACGCATGGCCTGTGTGGCTTCGGGACAGGCACTGCGCCACGCCGGCCTATTGGCCGAGTCCGGCGAATCACTCGTGTCAGAAGCCGGGGTGATCTACGGCACGGCGCTCGGCAGCACCGGCCAGTGCGGCGCGTTTTTCGACGATTTTCTGGACAAGGGCCCCCGGCTGGTGAACCCGGCGCGGTTCCTGGAGACCGTGCCTAACGCTCCGGCCGGGCAGGTGTCCATCCTCTACGGCCTGCACGGCCCGAACGCCACCATCTGCTGCCAGGACATCTCGGCCGAGGCCGCAATCATCGCCGCGCTGGACATCCTGGACGCCGGCATGGCCCCTGCAGTGGTGGTCGTCACGGCAGAGGAGCTCTCCCCTGCCCTGCTCTTCGGAATGCAATCGGTGGATCTGCTCCGGCACGAATCCAGCGAGTCCGGACACATAACCATCGACAACACCATCATACCGGCCGAAGGCGCCTGCGCCATGGTCCTGGAGGAGGAGTCCCACGCGCTAGGCCGCGGCGCGCCCATCCACGCCCGCATTCATGAGGCGGAGGTGCACGGCCCGGGAACGTTCGACGCTCTTTCCCCCCAGGTCGCATCGGCCATGGCGAACGTGATCGGGGATATACTGCGCGACCTCCCACATCCGGACGGCATGGTACTCGGTGGCAGCTTCATCCTCCGCTACGACCTGCCGGCGTGGCGCTCCATTTCCAACATTCTGGAGCCCGCAACACCCGCGATCATACCGGATTATTGCTCCGGCAACCCTCTTGGCGCGGGCCTCGTACGCACCATCGCCGCGACGCTCTGGCTCGACGGGGCTCAACCGCGAGTTGCCCGTCTTGGAGACGACCTGTCTTCCTCCTTCAATCTCGCCAC
- a CDS encoding beta-ketoacyl-[acyl-carrier-protein] synthase family protein, which produces MQKVLVTGLGLTCSLGRGKQPIWTRMLNAESSFSPCTLPEFESFPESPVAQIPDPCLADSAFERLTRHEVIGLTAVDEALAEAGWRESGLPADEVGVFAGVGAAGMLEAEQWYRKARCNGDFSGAWESLRGYPASSLADTVAERTGFASVRSSVATACSSGSAALGLAAQAIRRGRCKAALVVGSEALNLLTMAGFASLKSIDPQRCRPFDRDRKGIVLGEGAGALFLEGETTAQERGATVWGCLAGWGWAADCHHMSAPHPEGRGAVRAIRQALESSGLPPERVGYVNMHGTGTRLNDAAETKAMKTVFGEYADRMLFSSTKSMTGHCLGAAGAVESVLTLMALKHGMIPPTANLEHPDPECDLDYAPGTARSAPDLTCAVNNVMAFGGNVVALAFTPHES; this is translated from the coding sequence ATGCAAAAAGTCTTGGTGACAGGGCTGGGGTTAACGTGCTCCCTGGGCCGCGGCAAACAGCCGATATGGACCCGTATGCTGAACGCTGAGTCCAGCTTCAGCCCATGCACACTGCCCGAGTTCGAATCTTTCCCCGAAAGCCCCGTAGCCCAGATCCCGGACCCATGTCTGGCGGACTCCGCGTTCGAGAGGCTGACCCGGCACGAGGTCATCGGCCTCACTGCCGTGGACGAGGCCTTGGCCGAGGCCGGCTGGCGCGAATCCGGGCTGCCGGCTGACGAGGTCGGCGTTTTTGCCGGCGTGGGCGCGGCCGGAATGCTGGAGGCCGAGCAATGGTACCGCAAGGCACGCTGCAACGGCGATTTCTCCGGCGCGTGGGAGAGCCTGCGCGGCTACCCGGCATCCTCTTTGGCGGACACTGTGGCGGAACGGACCGGTTTTGCCTCGGTCCGCAGTTCCGTGGCCACAGCGTGCTCCTCGGGCAGCGCGGCTTTGGGTCTGGCGGCCCAGGCCATCAGAAGGGGCCGCTGCAAAGCCGCCCTCGTGGTGGGCAGCGAGGCCCTGAACCTTCTGACCATGGCCGGTTTCGCCTCGCTCAAATCTATCGATCCCCAACGCTGCCGACCGTTCGACCGGGACCGCAAGGGCATTGTGCTTGGCGAGGGCGCCGGCGCCCTGTTCCTGGAGGGCGAGACCACGGCACAAGAGCGCGGCGCGACCGTATGGGGTTGCCTGGCCGGCTGGGGCTGGGCTGCGGATTGCCATCACATGAGCGCCCCCCATCCGGAAGGCCGCGGCGCCGTGCGCGCCATACGCCAGGCCCTGGAATCCTCCGGCCTGCCGCCGGAGCGTGTGGGCTATGTGAACATGCACGGCACCGGCACCAGGCTCAACGACGCGGCCGAGACCAAAGCCATGAAAACAGTGTTCGGCGAATACGCGGACCGCATGCTCTTTTCCTCCACCAAATCCATGACCGGCCACTGTTTGGGCGCTGCCGGGGCCGTGGAGTCTGTTCTCACTCTCATGGCCCTGAAGCATGGGATGATCCCGCCCACAGCCAATCTCGAACATCCCGACCCCGAGTGCGACCTGGACTATGCGCCTGGCACAGCCAGATCCGCCCCGGACCTGACCTGCGCCGTGAACAACGTCATGGCCTTCGGCGGCAACGTGGTCGCCCTGGCCTTCACTCCCCACGAGTCATGA
- a CDS encoding glycosyltransferase family 2 protein, with translation MRTCVIIPAYNASSTLDFLLRALRAHSLDILVVDDGSQDETLAVARAFPEVHTIRFPENRGKSAALRAGFKWAIDQGYDAAVTMDSDLQHDPNDLSRLLDFFARKRPALLMGSRMHDLTDMPPARRFGNRLSSSVASAFCHQNIQDSQCGFRVYDLHACKDVLQNLRMERFASESEVLLKIALAKLLILSAPIQVIYPDDPAHRSNYKPFCDTTRIVLFYIMELMRRLCTPRGRKAAREARLYAKSLGDRAGVNVLPGPRQTADMDPYAER, from the coding sequence ATGCGCACCTGTGTCATCATCCCCGCCTACAACGCCTCGTCGACTCTGGATTTCCTGCTCCGGGCACTCCGAGCGCACTCCCTCGACATCCTCGTAGTGGACGATGGTTCACAAGACGAAACACTGGCTGTAGCCCGGGCGTTTCCTGAGGTCCACACCATTCGCTTTCCTGAGAACAGAGGCAAGAGCGCAGCCTTGCGCGCCGGGTTCAAATGGGCCATCGACCAGGGCTACGACGCCGCCGTCACGATGGACAGCGACCTGCAGCATGATCCAAACGACCTGTCCAGGCTTCTGGATTTTTTCGCGCGCAAACGCCCTGCCTTGCTTATGGGCTCCCGCATGCACGATCTGACGGACATGCCTCCAGCCCGCCGCTTCGGCAACCGTTTATCCAGCAGCGTGGCCTCAGCCTTCTGCCACCAGAACATCCAGGACTCCCAATGCGGATTCCGGGTTTACGACCTCCACGCCTGCAAGGATGTGTTGCAGAACCTCAGGATGGAGCGCTTCGCATCGGAAAGCGAGGTTTTGCTCAAAATCGCCCTGGCCAAGCTGCTGATCTTGTCCGCTCCCATACAGGTGATTTATCCCGACGATCCCGCGCACCGAAGCAATTACAAACCGTTTTGCGATACGACACGGATCGTGCTTTTCTACATCATGGAACTGATGCGCCGACTGTGCACACCCCGCGGCCGAAAAGCGGCCAGAGAGGCCAGACTGTATGCAAAAAGTCTTGGTGACAGGGCTGGGGTTAACGTGCTCCCTGGGCCGCGGCAAACAGCCGATATGGACCCGTATGCTGAACGCTGA
- a CDS encoding acyl-CoA thioesterase, whose protein sequence is MHWHETNVTVRFNEADQWGMVWYANYFAYVEVARTEVLESVDLLPNQLVDLGFIAPIIHLECDYKAPARYNQKLTVRLTLLPQDVARLVFAFEIVDAEDRTCMVRGSTHQVLLKSNGTMVYKLKGELEKRIHRLARYFEVGTMH, encoded by the coding sequence ATGCACTGGCACGAGACCAACGTCACAGTGCGGTTTAACGAAGCCGACCAGTGGGGAATGGTCTGGTACGCAAACTACTTCGCCTATGTCGAGGTGGCGCGCACCGAGGTCCTGGAATCCGTGGACCTCTTGCCGAACCAGCTGGTCGATCTGGGGTTCATCGCTCCGATCATCCATCTGGAATGCGATTACAAAGCACCGGCGCGATACAACCAAAAACTAACGGTCCGCCTGACATTGCTGCCTCAGGACGTAGCCAGGCTGGTTTTCGCCTTCGAAATCGTCGATGCCGAAGACCGCACGTGCATGGTCCGCGGCAGCACCCACCAGGTCCTTCTGAAAAGCAACGGAACCATGGTCTACAAACTCAAAGGCGAACTCGAAAAAAGAATCCACAGACTGGCGCGGTACTTTGAAGTCGGAACAATGCACTGA
- a CDS encoding phosphopantetheine-binding protein, translated as MVTMTQTSFKNELKEMVISCLNLEDVAAHDIQDDAPLFGDDGLGLDSVDALTLVVQIERDYGVEIEDEEVGRQAFASISALADFIESKKN; from the coding sequence ATGGTTACGATGACGCAAACCAGTTTTAAGAACGAACTCAAAGAGATGGTCATAAGCTGCCTCAACCTCGAGGATGTTGCGGCTCACGACATTCAGGATGACGCTCCGCTTTTCGGCGATGATGGGCTCGGGCTTGACTCAGTAGACGCCCTCACTCTGGTCGTGCAGATCGAAAGGGACTATGGCGTTGAAATCGAAGATGAAGAAGTTGGCCGCCAGGCTTTCGCGTCCATCAGCGCGCTGGCCGATTTCATCGAATCGAAAAAAAACTGA
- a CDS encoding ABC transporter substrate-binding protein, whose protein sequence is MSKKYRMFLRLLCLGSMLVALLCAAGVAAADQYSDAAKKWIEEEFQPSTLSKEQQMEEMAWFTKAAEPFRGMEIRVVSETIPTHEYESKVLAKAFEEITGIKVTHDLIQEGDVIEKLQVQMQSGENVFDAYVNDSDLIGTHFRYGNAVALTDWMEGEGKDVTLPTLDLDDFMGISFTTAPDGKIYQLPDQQFANLYWFRYDWFQKPELKKQFKEIYGYELGVPVNWSAYEDIAEFFTKHVKEIDGVAIYGHMDYGKKAPDLGWRFTDAWLSMAGAGDKGLPNGLPVDEWGIRVEDCHPVGSSVERGGAANGPAAKYALRKYMEWLRMYAPPGALGMDFYQSLPSLAQGNVAQQIFWYTAFTASVVEEGIPVVNEDGTPKWRMAPSPHGPYWEEGQKLGYQDCGSWTLLKSTPVDRRKAAWLYAQFCVAKTTSLKKTHVGLTPIRDSDIRHESFTERAPKLGGLVEFYRSPARVSWTPTGTNVPDYPKLAQLWWQNIGEAVAGEVTVDTAMDNLAAEQDRILERLERANVLAVCGPKLNEPRDPEYWYNQPGAPKAKLENEKPQGQTVDYDELIQAWREGKTK, encoded by the coding sequence ATGTCGAAGAAGTACAGGATGTTCCTGCGGCTCCTCTGCCTGGGGAGCATGCTCGTCGCGCTGTTGTGCGCAGCGGGCGTAGCCGCCGCGGACCAGTATTCGGACGCGGCCAAAAAATGGATCGAGGAGGAGTTCCAGCCGTCCACGCTCTCCAAAGAGCAGCAAATGGAAGAAATGGCCTGGTTCACCAAGGCTGCGGAGCCCTTCCGCGGCATGGAGATCCGCGTCGTTTCCGAAACCATCCCTACTCACGAGTACGAATCCAAAGTGCTCGCCAAGGCCTTTGAGGAAATCACCGGCATCAAGGTGACCCATGACCTGATCCAGGAAGGCGACGTCATCGAAAAGCTGCAGGTGCAAATGCAGTCCGGCGAGAACGTCTTCGACGCCTATGTCAACGACTCCGACCTCATCGGCACCCACTTCCGCTATGGCAACGCCGTGGCCCTGACTGACTGGATGGAAGGCGAGGGCAAGGACGTGACCCTGCCCACGTTGGACCTCGACGACTTCATGGGCATTTCCTTCACCACGGCGCCGGACGGCAAGATCTACCAGCTGCCCGACCAGCAGTTCGCGAACCTGTACTGGTTCCGCTACGACTGGTTCCAGAAGCCGGAACTGAAGAAGCAGTTCAAGGAAATCTACGGCTATGAGCTGGGCGTGCCCGTCAACTGGTCCGCCTATGAAGACATCGCCGAGTTCTTCACCAAACACGTGAAAGAGATTGACGGCGTGGCTATCTACGGCCACATGGACTACGGCAAGAAAGCTCCCGACCTCGGCTGGCGCTTCACCGACGCCTGGCTCTCCATGGCCGGCGCCGGCGACAAAGGCCTGCCCAACGGCCTGCCCGTGGACGAATGGGGCATCCGCGTGGAAGACTGCCACCCGGTCGGCTCCTCCGTGGAACGCGGCGGCGCAGCCAACGGCCCGGCCGCCAAGTACGCCCTGCGCAAGTACATGGAGTGGCTCCGTATGTACGCTCCCCCCGGAGCGCTGGGCATGGACTTCTACCAGTCCCTGCCGTCTCTGGCGCAAGGCAACGTGGCCCAGCAGATATTCTGGTACACCGCATTCACCGCATCTGTGGTTGAAGAAGGCATCCCCGTGGTCAACGAGGACGGCACGCCCAAATGGCGCATGGCTCCCTCGCCCCACGGTCCGTATTGGGAAGAAGGCCAGAAGCTCGGTTACCAGGACTGCGGTTCCTGGACCCTGCTGAAGTCCACCCCGGTGGACCGCCGCAAGGCCGCCTGGCTGTACGCCCAGTTCTGCGTTGCCAAAACAACCTCGCTCAAGAAGACCCACGTTGGTCTGACCCCCATCCGCGACAGCGACATCCGGCACGAATCCTTCACCGAGCGCGCGCCCAAGCTGGGCGGCCTGGTGGAGTTCTATCGCAGCCCGGCCCGCGTCTCCTGGACGCCTACCGGCACCAACGTGCCTGATTATCCCAAGCTGGCGCAGCTGTGGTGGCAGAACATCGGTGAAGCAGTTGCCGGCGAAGTCACCGTGGACACCGCCATGGACAATCTGGCTGCCGAGCAGGACCGTATTCTGGAGCGCCTGGAGCGCGCCAACGTCCTGGCCGTGTGCGGTCCCAAGCTGAACGAGCCCCGTGATCCGGAATACTGGTACAACCAGCCCGGCGCTCCCAAGGCCAAGTTGGAGAATGAGAAGCCCCAGGGCCAGACTGTGGATTACGACGAACTGATCCAGGCATGGAGAGAGGGCAAGACGAAATAA
- a CDS encoding DUF2160 domain-containing protein, with product MDFEWMAWTPVTAGFFIFIGVLLTIMAVWEVVSPTVPRRGLLPLTTTRGDRLFMGLLGGAYILLAWVGLTHLSLWIGLALALAFLAAMLRWG from the coding sequence ATGGATTTCGAATGGATGGCATGGACACCGGTTACTGCCGGATTCTTCATCTTCATCGGAGTGCTGCTCACGATAATGGCCGTGTGGGAGGTCGTTTCTCCCACCGTGCCCCGGCGGGGGCTCCTGCCCTTGACCACTACCCGAGGGGACAGGCTCTTCATGGGTCTTCTGGGCGGCGCGTACATCCTGCTGGCCTGGGTCGGGCTCACGCATCTATCCTTGTGGATCGGGCTGGCGCTTGCGCTGGCTTTTCTGGCGGCAATGCTCCGGTGGGGCTAA
- a CDS encoding carbohydrate ABC transporter permease: MRLQKKHVGLIIYLLLLILPIYWMLNMSLRTNADILGAFSLYPENPTFANYLKIFSDPSWYSGYINSIIYVTLNTIISLVTALPAAYAFSRYRFIGDKHVFFWLLTNRMAPPAVFLLPFFQLYSTFGLIDTHIAVALSHCLFNVPLAVWILEGFMSGVPKEIDETAFIDGYSFPRFFITIFLPLIRAGIGVTAFFCFMFSWVELLLARTLTTTNAKPIAATMTRTVSATGLDWGLLAAAGILTIVPGALVIWFVRNHLAKGFALGRV, encoded by the coding sequence ATGAGACTGCAAAAGAAACACGTCGGGCTGATCATCTACCTGCTGCTCCTGATTCTGCCCATCTACTGGATGCTCAACATGTCCCTGCGCACCAACGCGGACATCCTGGGAGCCTTCTCCCTGTACCCCGAGAATCCGACCTTTGCCAATTATCTCAAAATATTCAGTGATCCTTCCTGGTACTCGGGCTACATCAACTCCATCATCTACGTAACGCTCAACACGATCATCTCGCTCGTCACCGCGCTGCCGGCGGCGTATGCCTTTTCGCGCTACCGGTTCATCGGCGACAAGCACGTCTTCTTCTGGCTGCTTACCAACCGTATGGCGCCGCCGGCAGTCTTCCTGCTGCCATTTTTCCAACTCTACTCCACTTTCGGCCTCATCGACACGCACATCGCGGTGGCTCTGTCCCACTGCCTGTTCAACGTGCCGCTCGCGGTCTGGATTCTGGAAGGCTTCATGTCCGGCGTTCCCAAGGAAATCGACGAGACGGCCTTCATCGACGGCTACAGTTTCCCCCGCTTCTTCATCACCATTTTCCTGCCGCTCATCCGCGCCGGCATCGGCGTCACTGCTTTCTTCTGCTTCATGTTCAGCTGGGTGGAGCTCCTGCTGGCGCGCACCCTGACCACCACGAACGCCAAGCCCATAGCCGCGACCATGACGCGGACCGTGAGCGCCACGGGGCTCGACTGGGGACTTCTGGCCGCCGCCGGCATTCTGACCATCGTGCCCGGCGCGCTGGTCATCTGGTTCGTGCGCAACCACCTGGCAAAGGGCTTCGCCCTGGGCCGCGTCTAA
- a CDS encoding carbohydrate ABC transporter permease, with amino-acid sequence MVKWDNNRAWFLVIPVFVIVAFSAIIPLMTVVNYSVQDIFGPGQRFFIGAEWFREVLHDERLHAALWRQFMFSGLVLLIEMPLGVLIALAMPKKGWTASLVLVLLALPLLIPWNVIGTIWIIFTRPDIGLMGALINSAGIPFDHTGSPLDAWITVMLMEVWHWTPLVALLAYAGLRAIPEAYYQAAKIDGASRWAVFRYIQLPKMRGVLTIALLLRFMDSFLIYAEPFVLTGGGPGNSTTFLSIYLVKVAVGQFDLGPAAAFSLIYFLIVLLFCFLFYQALQAVGTGDKG; translated from the coding sequence ATGGTCAAATGGGACAACAACAGAGCCTGGTTCCTGGTCATACCCGTTTTCGTCATCGTGGCGTTCAGCGCCATCATCCCCTTGATGACGGTGGTGAACTACTCGGTGCAGGACATCTTCGGCCCTGGCCAGCGATTCTTCATCGGCGCGGAGTGGTTCCGCGAGGTGCTGCACGACGAACGCCTCCACGCCGCGCTCTGGCGGCAGTTCATGTTCTCTGGCCTGGTGCTGCTCATCGAGATGCCGCTGGGCGTGCTCATCGCCCTGGCCATGCCCAAAAAGGGCTGGACCGCCTCTCTGGTGCTGGTGCTGCTGGCACTGCCCCTGCTCATTCCGTGGAACGTCATCGGCACTATCTGGATCATCTTCACCAGGCCGGACATCGGCCTCATGGGCGCGCTCATCAACAGCGCGGGCATACCGTTCGACCACACAGGCAGCCCCCTGGACGCCTGGATAACGGTGATGCTCATGGAAGTCTGGCACTGGACGCCGCTGGTTGCATTGCTCGCATATGCCGGCCTGCGGGCCATTCCCGAGGCATACTACCAGGCGGCGAAGATCGACGGAGCCTCCCGCTGGGCCGTGTTTCGCTACATCCAGCTGCCCAAGATGCGAGGCGTGCTCACCATAGCGCTGCTTCTGCGCTTCATGGACAGCTTCCTTATCTACGCGGAACCCTTCGTCCTCACAGGTGGAGGACCCGGCAACTCCACAACCTTCCTGTCCATCTATCTGGTGAAGGTCGCCGTGGGGCAGTTCGATCTGGGACCGGCTGCGGCCTTCTCCCTGATTTACTTCCTCATCGTGCTGCTGTTCTGCTTCCTTTTCTATCAAGCACTGCAAGCCGTTGGAACGGGAGACAAAGGATGA
- a CDS encoding ABC transporter ATP-binding protein — MARIDLETIAHSYIDRPQGPDDYALKSIHTTWDDGGAYAVLGPSGCGKTTMLNVISGLLTPSEGRILFDGKDVTALPPEKRNIAQVFQFPVLYDTMTVEKNLAFPLKNRKVPAHEVERRVKEVAEILDLQHLLKKRAAGLAADAKQKISLGRGLVRSDVAAILFDEPLTVIDPHLKWQLRRKLKDIHSQFGLTLIYVTHDQVEAMTFADKVVVMYEGEIVQIGTPQELFEDPEHTFVGYFIGSPGMNILPCTLDNGRAVINGGSVPLDPKLADAAAKLDVTLELGIRPLYLGVSLEQSADRLEGRITQVEDQGSYKIVTVALSDHMLKANVPPTQPVAEGPCWLGFPPERTKLFAAGKLLRAG; from the coding sequence ATGGCGCGCATCGATCTCGAAACGATCGCACACAGCTACATCGACCGGCCGCAGGGGCCGGACGACTACGCGCTCAAAAGCATCCACACCACATGGGATGACGGCGGAGCGTACGCCGTGCTCGGGCCGTCCGGTTGCGGCAAGACCACCATGCTCAACGTCATTTCTGGCCTGCTCACGCCCAGCGAGGGCCGCATCCTCTTCGACGGCAAGGACGTGACCGCCTTGCCGCCGGAAAAACGGAATATCGCCCAGGTCTTCCAGTTTCCTGTCCTCTACGACACCATGACTGTGGAAAAAAACCTGGCCTTCCCTCTGAAGAACAGAAAGGTGCCGGCCCACGAGGTGGAGCGCCGCGTGAAGGAAGTGGCGGAGATACTGGACCTGCAGCACCTTCTGAAAAAACGCGCCGCCGGTCTGGCGGCAGACGCCAAGCAGAAGATATCCCTGGGTCGGGGGCTGGTGCGCAGCGACGTGGCCGCCATCCTCTTCGACGAGCCGCTCACGGTCATAGACCCGCACCTCAAATGGCAGTTGCGCCGTAAACTCAAGGACATCCATTCCCAGTTCGGCCTCACCCTCATTTACGTCACCCACGACCAGGTGGAAGCCATGACCTTCGCCGACAAGGTCGTGGTCATGTACGAGGGCGAGATCGTCCAGATAGGCACGCCGCAGGAACTCTTCGAGGATCCCGAGCACACCTTTGTCGGCTACTTCATCGGCAGCCCGGGCATGAACATCCTGCCCTGCACCCTGGACAACGGCCGTGCGGTCATCAACGGCGGCAGCGTTCCACTTGACCCCAAACTGGCCGACGCCGCCGCAAAACTCGATGTCACACTGGAGTTGGGAATTCGCCCCCTGTACCTGGGGGTCTCTCTGGAGCAATCCGCGGACAGACTGGAAGGCCGCATCACCCAGGTCGAGGATCAGGGCAGCTATAAAATCGTGACGGTTGCGCTTTCGGACCACATGCTCAAAGCCAATGTGCCGCCGACCCAGCCGGTCGCCGAAGGCCCATGCTGGCTGGGCTTTCCGCCCGAGCGCACCAAGCTTTTCGCGGCAGGCAAATTGCTGCGCGCGGGGTAG
- a CDS encoding ABC transporter ATP-binding protein, translating into MGLVLKDVDRVVDQEIYLENINLELHPGSRYVVLGRTLAGKTTLLRVMAGLDRPTNKGAVLVDDKDVTGMSVRKRDVAMVYQQFINYPSLSIYKNIASPLRGLPKDEVDKRVRRVASILHIDHLLDRLPVELSGGQQQRTAIARALVNETGLLLLDEPLVNLDYKLREELRQELLSIFAKRESIVVYTTTEPTEALMLGGNIIVMHEGRILQSGPTSEVYQKPATMKVAEVFSDPPINFIHADVGEGEAQLRIGIRFPLTGHLRDLPAGPYTFGIRSHHFSTHRQTDEDIEIASTVELAEINGSQTFVHFHYRNRSLVLEEEGVHQYKGGSLIHVYVQPRCFYVFDETGHLTRSPALD; encoded by the coding sequence ATGGGGCTTGTGCTCAAAGACGTCGACAGGGTCGTTGATCAGGAAATTTACCTCGAGAACATCAATCTCGAGTTGCACCCCGGTTCCCGGTACGTGGTCCTGGGCCGCACACTTGCCGGAAAAACCACGCTGCTCCGTGTCATGGCCGGCCTGGATCGCCCCACCAACAAAGGGGCTGTCCTGGTGGACGACAAGGACGTGACGGGCATGTCCGTGCGCAAGCGCGACGTGGCCATGGTCTACCAGCAGTTCATCAACTATCCGTCCCTTTCCATTTATAAGAACATCGCTTCTCCGCTGCGCGGACTGCCCAAGGACGAGGTGGACAAACGCGTCCGCCGCGTAGCCTCCATCCTGCATATCGACCATCTGCTCGACCGGCTTCCCGTGGAGCTTTCCGGCGGCCAGCAGCAACGCACGGCCATTGCCCGCGCCCTGGTGAACGAAACCGGCCTGCTGCTTCTCGACGAGCCGCTGGTGAACCTGGACTACAAACTGCGCGAGGAACTACGCCAAGAGCTGCTTTCAATCTTCGCCAAACGCGAGTCCATCGTAGTCTACACCACCACGGAGCCCACCGAAGCGCTCATGCTGGGCGGCAACATTATCGTCATGCATGAGGGCCGCATCCTGCAATCCGGCCCCACCAGCGAGGTCTACCAGAAGCCGGCCACAATGAAAGTCGCCGAAGTCTTCAGCGACCCGCCCATCAACTTCATCCACGCCGACGTTGGCGAAGGCGAGGCCCAGCTGCGCATTGGCATTCGCTTCCCGCTCACCGGCCACCTGCGCGACCTGCCCGCCGGACCCTATACTTTCGGCATCCGTTCGCACCATTTTTCCACGCACCGCCAGACCGACGAGGACATCGAAATCGCCTCCACCGTCGAACTGGCCGAGATCAACGGGTCGCAGACTTTCGTCCATTTCCACTACCGCAACAGGTCCCTGGTGCTGGAGGAAGAAGGCGTGCACCAGTACAAGGGCGGCAGCCTCATCCACGTGTACGTGCAGCCCAGATGTTTCTATGTCTTCGACGAGACCGGCCATCTCACCAGGTCCCCGGCGCTGGACTAG
- a CDS encoding DeoR/GlpR family DNA-binding transcription regulator, with the protein MFDIIQEQGFVTVQDLAGTFNVTPQTVRRDINTLCAKGLVQRHHGGVGMTFSTENLDYSNRQILYQAEKQRIARMVAENIPSRASLFINIGTTTEEVAKALHGHERLRVITNNLNVATILRGNENIETLVAGGLVRHRDCGIVGESAIDFIGQFKADYGIIGISGIDLDGTLLDYDYREVRAAQAIIENSRKVYLVADHSKFGRNAMVRMGTLEDIDALFTDLMPPQPLTEALERANVQLFVAQPPA; encoded by the coding sequence ATGTTCGACATCATCCAGGAACAGGGATTCGTCACGGTTCAGGACCTGGCGGGCACCTTCAACGTCACTCCCCAGACCGTGCGCCGGGACATCAACACCCTGTGCGCAAAGGGCCTGGTCCAGCGCCACCACGGCGGCGTGGGAATGACTTTCAGCACCGAGAACCTGGACTACTCCAACCGGCAGATACTCTACCAGGCAGAGAAGCAGCGCATTGCCCGAATGGTGGCGGAGAATATTCCTTCGAGAGCTTCCCTGTTCATCAACATCGGCACCACCACCGAAGAAGTCGCCAAGGCCCTGCACGGGCATGAGCGGTTGCGGGTCATCACGAACAATCTCAACGTGGCCACCATCCTGCGCGGCAACGAGAACATCGAAACCCTGGTGGCCGGCGGCCTTGTGCGCCACCGGGACTGCGGCATCGTGGGCGAGTCCGCCATCGACTTCATCGGCCAGTTCAAGGCCGACTACGGCATCATCGGCATCAGCGGCATCGACCTGGACGGCACCCTGCTGGATTATGACTACCGCGAAGTGCGCGCCGCCCAGGCGATTATCGAGAACTCGCGGAAGGTGTATCTGGTGGCTGACCATTCCAAGTTCGGCCGCAACGCCATGGTTCGCATGGGGACGCTTGAGGACATCGACGCGCTGTTCACGGACCTCATGCCCCCACAACCCCTGACCGAGGCGCTGGAGCGGGCGAACGTGCAACTCTTCGTGGCCCAGCCCCCGGCATAG